In Anomalospiza imberbis isolate Cuckoo-Finch-1a 21T00152 chromosome 26, ASM3175350v1, whole genome shotgun sequence, the following proteins share a genomic window:
- the TMEM183A gene encoding transmembrane protein 183A isoform X3 encodes MAPRGRPAAAAMPRRGARKRLKFRADDVCSERVTVADYANSDPAVVKSGRVKKAVANAVQQEEDAEGGGGEEYPIDIWLLLASYIRPEDIVRFSLICKKAWTVTCTAAFWTRLYRRHYSLDAYLPLRLRPESMEKLHCLRACVIRSLFHMYEPFAARLSRNPAIPDSTPSTLKNSRCLLFWCKKIVGNRQEAMWEFNFKFKKQSPRFKSKCFKGLQPPVQYEEVHTNPDQDCCLLQITTFNFIFVPIVMGMTFTLFSISVSTDMRHHRVRLVFQDTPVRNGKKPRVEQGVQVVLDPVHSVRLLDWWHPQYPFSPKA; translated from the exons ATGGCCCcgcgcggccgccccgccgccgccgccatgccCCGCAGGGGCGCCCGCAAACGCCTCAAGTTTCGCGCCGACGACGTATGCTCCGAGCGGG TGACGGTGGCAGATTATGCCAACTCAGACCCAGCTGTCGTGAAGTCTGGGCGGGTGAAGAAAGCTGTGGCCAATGCAGTGCAGCAGGAAG AAGATGCcgaagggggaggaggagaggaataTCCCATCGACatctggctgctcctggcttcCTACATCCGCCCTGAGGACATCGTCCGGTTCTCTCTGATCTGCAAGAAAGCCTGGACTGTCACTTGCACTGCTGCCTTTTGGACCAGGCTCTACAGAAG GCACTACAGCCTGGACGCATACCTGCCCCTGCGCCTGCGCCCCGAGTCCATGGAGAAGCTGCACTGCCTGCGCGCCTGCGTCATCCGCTCCCTGTTCCACATGTACGAGCCCTTCGCTGCCCGCCTCTCCAGGAACCCCGCCATCCCGGACAGTACTCCCAGCACTTTAAAGAATTCCAGA TGTCTGCTTTTCTGGTGCAAAAAGATTGTAGGGAACAGACAAGAAGCAATGTGGGAATTCAACTTCAAGTTCAAAAAGCAG TCTCCCAGATTTAAGAGCAAGTGTTTCAAAGGTCTCCAGCCCCCAGTCCAGTATGAGGAAGTGCACACAAACCCAGATCAAGattgctgcctgctgcagatCACCACCTTCAACTTCATCTTCGTGCCAATTGTCATGGGCATGACCTTCACCTTG TTCTCCATCTCGGTGAGCACGGACATGCGGCACCACCGCGTGCGCCTGGTGTTCCAGGACACGCCTGTGCGCAACGGGAAGAAGCCGCGCGTGGAGCAGGGGGTGCAGGTGGTGCTGGACCCTGTGCACAGTGTCAGACTCCTGGATTGGTGGCACCCACAGTACCCCTTCTCCCCGAAGGCTTAG
- the TMEM183A gene encoding transmembrane protein 183A isoform X4, which yields MAPRGRPAAAAMPRRGARKRLKFRADDVCSERVTVADYANSDPAVVKSGRVKKAVANAVQQEDAEGGGGEEYPIDIWLLLASYIRPEDIVRFSLICKKAWTVTCTAAFWTRLYRRHYSLDAYLPLRLRPESMEKLHCLRACVIRSLFHMYEPFAARLSRNPAIPDSTPSTLKNSRCLLFWCKKIVGNRQEAMWEFNFKFKKQSPRFKSKCFKGLQPPVQYEEVHTNPDQDCCLLQITTFNFIFVPIVMGMTFTLFSISVSTDMRHHRVRLVFQDTPVRNGKKPRVEQGVQVVLDPVHSVRLLDWWHPQYPFSPKA from the exons ATGGCCCcgcgcggccgccccgccgccgccgccatgccCCGCAGGGGCGCCCGCAAACGCCTCAAGTTTCGCGCCGACGACGTATGCTCCGAGCGGG TGACGGTGGCAGATTATGCCAACTCAGACCCAGCTGTCGTGAAGTCTGGGCGGGTGAAGAAAGCTGTGGCCAATGCAGTGCAGCAGGAAG ATGCcgaagggggaggaggagaggaataTCCCATCGACatctggctgctcctggcttcCTACATCCGCCCTGAGGACATCGTCCGGTTCTCTCTGATCTGCAAGAAAGCCTGGACTGTCACTTGCACTGCTGCCTTTTGGACCAGGCTCTACAGAAG GCACTACAGCCTGGACGCATACCTGCCCCTGCGCCTGCGCCCCGAGTCCATGGAGAAGCTGCACTGCCTGCGCGCCTGCGTCATCCGCTCCCTGTTCCACATGTACGAGCCCTTCGCTGCCCGCCTCTCCAGGAACCCCGCCATCCCGGACAGTACTCCCAGCACTTTAAAGAATTCCAGA TGTCTGCTTTTCTGGTGCAAAAAGATTGTAGGGAACAGACAAGAAGCAATGTGGGAATTCAACTTCAAGTTCAAAAAGCAG TCTCCCAGATTTAAGAGCAAGTGTTTCAAAGGTCTCCAGCCCCCAGTCCAGTATGAGGAAGTGCACACAAACCCAGATCAAGattgctgcctgctgcagatCACCACCTTCAACTTCATCTTCGTGCCAATTGTCATGGGCATGACCTTCACCTTG TTCTCCATCTCGGTGAGCACGGACATGCGGCACCACCGCGTGCGCCTGGTGTTCCAGGACACGCCTGTGCGCAACGGGAAGAAGCCGCGCGTGGAGCAGGGGGTGCAGGTGGTGCTGGACCCTGTGCACAGTGTCAGACTCCTGGATTGGTGGCACCCACAGTACCCCTTCTCCCCGAAGGCTTAG
- the TMEM183A gene encoding transmembrane protein 183A isoform X2, translated as MAPRGRPAAAAMPRRGARKRLKFRADDVCSERVTVADYANSDPAVVKSGRVKKAVANAVQQEVKSLCGLEASCVPTEEILSVSGESCDSSDEMDTKESINGRAAARKKKSKRHKDAEGGGGEEYPIDIWLLLASYIRPEDIVRFSLICKKAWTVTCTAAFWTRLYRRHYSLDAYLPLRLRPESMEKLHCLRACVIRSLFHMYEPFAARLSRNPAIPDSTPSTLKNSRCLLFWCKKIVGNRQEAMWEFNFKFKKQSPRFKSKCFKGLQPPVQYEEVHTNPDQDCCLLQITTFNFIFVPIVMGMTFTLFSISVSTDMRHHRVRLVFQDTPVRNGKKPRVEQGVQVVLDPVHSVRLLDWWHPQYPFSPKA; from the exons ATGGCCCcgcgcggccgccccgccgccgccgccatgccCCGCAGGGGCGCCCGCAAACGCCTCAAGTTTCGCGCCGACGACGTATGCTCCGAGCGGG TGACGGTGGCAGATTATGCCAACTCAGACCCAGCTGTCGTGAAGTCTGGGCGGGTGAAGAAAGCTGTGGCCAATGCAGTGCAGCAGGAAG TAAAATCCCTGTGTGGTTTGGAAGCTTCCTGTGTCCCTACTGAGGAAATTCTCTCCGTGTCAGGAGAGTCCTGTGACAGCAGTGATGAGATGGATACCAAGGAGAGCATCAACGGGAGAGCTGCCGCgaggaaaaagaagagcaaaaggCACAAAG ATGCcgaagggggaggaggagaggaataTCCCATCGACatctggctgctcctggcttcCTACATCCGCCCTGAGGACATCGTCCGGTTCTCTCTGATCTGCAAGAAAGCCTGGACTGTCACTTGCACTGCTGCCTTTTGGACCAGGCTCTACAGAAG GCACTACAGCCTGGACGCATACCTGCCCCTGCGCCTGCGCCCCGAGTCCATGGAGAAGCTGCACTGCCTGCGCGCCTGCGTCATCCGCTCCCTGTTCCACATGTACGAGCCCTTCGCTGCCCGCCTCTCCAGGAACCCCGCCATCCCGGACAGTACTCCCAGCACTTTAAAGAATTCCAGA TGTCTGCTTTTCTGGTGCAAAAAGATTGTAGGGAACAGACAAGAAGCAATGTGGGAATTCAACTTCAAGTTCAAAAAGCAG TCTCCCAGATTTAAGAGCAAGTGTTTCAAAGGTCTCCAGCCCCCAGTCCAGTATGAGGAAGTGCACACAAACCCAGATCAAGattgctgcctgctgcagatCACCACCTTCAACTTCATCTTCGTGCCAATTGTCATGGGCATGACCTTCACCTTG TTCTCCATCTCGGTGAGCACGGACATGCGGCACCACCGCGTGCGCCTGGTGTTCCAGGACACGCCTGTGCGCAACGGGAAGAAGCCGCGCGTGGAGCAGGGGGTGCAGGTGGTGCTGGACCCTGTGCACAGTGTCAGACTCCTGGATTGGTGGCACCCACAGTACCCCTTCTCCCCGAAGGCTTAG
- the TMEM183A gene encoding transmembrane protein 183A isoform X1 encodes MAPRGRPAAAAMPRRGARKRLKFRADDVCSERVTVADYANSDPAVVKSGRVKKAVANAVQQEVKSLCGLEASCVPTEEILSVSGESCDSSDEMDTKESINGRAAARKKKSKRHKEDAEGGGGEEYPIDIWLLLASYIRPEDIVRFSLICKKAWTVTCTAAFWTRLYRRHYSLDAYLPLRLRPESMEKLHCLRACVIRSLFHMYEPFAARLSRNPAIPDSTPSTLKNSRCLLFWCKKIVGNRQEAMWEFNFKFKKQSPRFKSKCFKGLQPPVQYEEVHTNPDQDCCLLQITTFNFIFVPIVMGMTFTLFSISVSTDMRHHRVRLVFQDTPVRNGKKPRVEQGVQVVLDPVHSVRLLDWWHPQYPFSPKA; translated from the exons ATGGCCCcgcgcggccgccccgccgccgccgccatgccCCGCAGGGGCGCCCGCAAACGCCTCAAGTTTCGCGCCGACGACGTATGCTCCGAGCGGG TGACGGTGGCAGATTATGCCAACTCAGACCCAGCTGTCGTGAAGTCTGGGCGGGTGAAGAAAGCTGTGGCCAATGCAGTGCAGCAGGAAG TAAAATCCCTGTGTGGTTTGGAAGCTTCCTGTGTCCCTACTGAGGAAATTCTCTCCGTGTCAGGAGAGTCCTGTGACAGCAGTGATGAGATGGATACCAAGGAGAGCATCAACGGGAGAGCTGCCGCgaggaaaaagaagagcaaaaggCACAAAG AAGATGCcgaagggggaggaggagaggaataTCCCATCGACatctggctgctcctggcttcCTACATCCGCCCTGAGGACATCGTCCGGTTCTCTCTGATCTGCAAGAAAGCCTGGACTGTCACTTGCACTGCTGCCTTTTGGACCAGGCTCTACAGAAG GCACTACAGCCTGGACGCATACCTGCCCCTGCGCCTGCGCCCCGAGTCCATGGAGAAGCTGCACTGCCTGCGCGCCTGCGTCATCCGCTCCCTGTTCCACATGTACGAGCCCTTCGCTGCCCGCCTCTCCAGGAACCCCGCCATCCCGGACAGTACTCCCAGCACTTTAAAGAATTCCAGA TGTCTGCTTTTCTGGTGCAAAAAGATTGTAGGGAACAGACAAGAAGCAATGTGGGAATTCAACTTCAAGTTCAAAAAGCAG TCTCCCAGATTTAAGAGCAAGTGTTTCAAAGGTCTCCAGCCCCCAGTCCAGTATGAGGAAGTGCACACAAACCCAGATCAAGattgctgcctgctgcagatCACCACCTTCAACTTCATCTTCGTGCCAATTGTCATGGGCATGACCTTCACCTTG TTCTCCATCTCGGTGAGCACGGACATGCGGCACCACCGCGTGCGCCTGGTGTTCCAGGACACGCCTGTGCGCAACGGGAAGAAGCCGCGCGTGGAGCAGGGGGTGCAGGTGGTGCTGGACCCTGTGCACAGTGTCAGACTCCTGGATTGGTGGCACCCACAGTACCCCTTCTCCCCGAAGGCTTAG